One Falco naumanni isolate bFalNau1 chromosome 13, bFalNau1.pat, whole genome shotgun sequence DNA segment encodes these proteins:
- the PIN1 gene encoding peptidyl-prolyl cis-trans isomerase NIMA-interacting 1, with translation MAEEEKLPAGWEKRMSRSSGRVYYFNHITNASQWERPSGSGKNGQGEPSKVRCSHLLVKHNQSRRPSSWRQEKITRTKDEALELINGYIQKIKSGEEDFESLASQFSDCSSAKAGGDLGAFGRGQMQKPFEDASFALRAGEMSGPVFTESGIHIILRTE, from the exons ATGGCGGAGGAGGAGAAGCTGCCCGCGGGCTGGGAGAAGCGCATGAGCCGCAGCTCCG GCCGTGTTTATTACTTCAACCACATCACAAATGCCAGCCAGTGGGAACGGCCCAGCGGCAGCGGGAAGAACGGCCAGGGGGAGCCCAGCAAAGTGCGGTGTTCGCATCTCTTGGTGAAACACAACCAGTCCAGAAGACCCTCGTCGTGGAGACAGGAAAAGATCACACGGACCAAAGATGAGGCACTGGAGCTTATAAATG gCTACATCCAGAAGATAAAATCGGGAGAAGAGGATTTTGAATCTCTGGCTTCCCAGTTTAGCGACTGCAGCTCGGCCAAAGCGGGAGGCGATCTGGGTGCGTTTGGGAGAG GTCAGATGCAGAAACCTTTCGAAGATGCTTCGTTTGCGCTGAGGGCTGGCGAGATGAGCGGCCCCGTGTTCACAGAATCAGGGATCCACATCATCCTACGCACGGAGTGA
- the UBL5 gene encoding ubiquitin-like protein 5 has product MIEVVCNDRLGKKVRVKCNTEDSIRDLKKLIAAQTGTRWDKIVLKKWYTIFKDHVTLGDYEIHDGMNLELYYQ; this is encoded by the exons ATGATTGAAGTCGTCTGCAACGATCGTCTGGGCAAGAAAGTGCGGGTGAAATGCAA CACCGAGGATTCCATCCGCGACCTGAAGAAGCTGATCGCGGCGCAGACCGGCACCCGCTGGGATAAGATCGTGCTCAAGAAATG GTACACCATCTTCAAGGATCACGTCACGCTGGGCGACT ATGAGATCCATGATGGCATGAACCTGGAGCTCTATTACCAGTAG